The genomic DNA GTCTGCTGTTGATGCGCGCGATCATGGCGCCGATGAACCGCATCGTGAAAATTCTCGAAATCATGCGCACCGGCGACTTGAGCAGCCGACTGAACCTCGACCGCAAGGACGAATTCGGCGCGGTGGAAACCGGCTTCAACGACATGATGACCGAGCTGACCGCACTGGTGTCCCAGGCGCAGCGCTCGTCGGTGCAGGTGACTACCTCTGTGACCGAGATCGCCGCGACCTCCAAGCAACAGCAAGCCACCGCCACCGAAACCGCTGCCACCACCACCGAGATCGGTGCGACCTCGCGGGAAATCGCCGCCACCTCGCGGGATCTGGTACGCACCATGACCGAAGTGTCCACCGCTGCCGATCAGGCCTCGGTGCTCGCCGGTTCCGGCCAGCAAGGTCTGGCACGCATGGAAGACACCATGCATTCGGTGATGGACGCTGCTGATCTGGTCAACGCCAAACTGGCGATCCTCAACGAGAAAGCCGGCAACATCAATCAGGTGGTAGTGACCATCGTCAAGGTCGCCGACCAGACCAACCTGCTGTCGCTCAACGCCGCTATCGAAGCCGAAAAGGCTGGCGAATACGGCCGTGGTTTCGCCGTGGTCGCCACCGAAGTGCGGCGTCTGGCGGACCAGACGGCCGTGGCCACTTACGACATCGAACAAATGGTTCGCGAGATCCAGTCGGCCGTGTCGGCGGGCGTCATGGGCATGGACAAGTTCTCCGAAGAAGTGCGCCGCGGCATGTCCGAAGTGCAACAGGTCGGCGAGCAGCTGTCGCAGATCATCCATCAGGTGCAGGCGCTGGCGCCGCGCGTGCTGATGGTCAACGAAGGGATGCAGGCCCAGGCCACCGGCGCCGAGCAGATCAACCATGCGCTGGTGCAGTTGGGCGACGCCAGCAGCCAGACCGTCGAGTCGCTGCGTCAGGCCAGTTTCGCCATCGATGAACTGAGCCAGGTGGCCGTCGGGCTGCGCAGCGGCGTTTCGCGATTTAAAGTCTGATGAGCGAAATCATCGCCAAACGCAGCGTCGCGCAGGTGACGAAGCAGGCGTTGTTCCTGCTGTTTCGCATCGGCAGCGAGCGCTATGCCTTGCGCGCCACCGAAGTGGCGGAAGTGCTGCCGCGTCTGCCGTTGAAACCGATTGCCCGGGCGCCGCAGTGGGTCGCCGGGGTGTTCGCCTATCGCGGCGCGGTGGTGCCGGTGATTGATCTCAGTGCGCTGACTTTTGGTCAGCCTGCCGAGGCGCGGACCAGCACGCGTCTGGTGCTGGTTCACTATCGCCCGGACCAAGCGCAACCAGCGCAATGGCTCGGACTGATTCTTGAGCAGGCCACCGACACTTTGCGCTGCGATCCAGAGGATTTTCAGCCCTACGGCCTCGATAACCGGGAAGCGCCGTACCTCGGCCCTGTACGCGAGGACGCGCAAGGGCTGGTGCAATGGGCGCGGGTCAATGACTTGCTCGATGATTCCGTGCGCGGTTTGTTGTTCCCGAATCCGCCACGGGATCCGGCGCAGCTTGAGGCGCAATCATGAGCAGCGATCAGCGCTTTTTCGATTTCCTCAAGGAGCGCATCGGCCTTGATGTCACTTCGGTCGGGCCGGCGATTATCGAGCGGGCGGTGCGTCAGCGCACGACGCTTTCGCAAGCAGCCCATGCCGACGAATACTGGCAACTGCTGCAAGGCTCGCGGGACGAGCAACAGGCGCTGATCGAAGCGGTGATCGTTCCCGAGACCTGGTTTTTCCGTTATCCGGAATCCTTCGCCACGCTGGGCAAACTGGCGTGCAAGCGTCTCGGCGAGTTGAACAACATGCGGGCGCTGCGCATCCTCAGCCTGCCGTGCTCCACCGGCGAAGAACCGTATTCGATTGCCATGGCCCTGCTTGATGCCGGGCTTAAACCGCATCAGTTCAAGGTCGACGGCATGGACGTCAGTCCCCTGTCGGTGGAAAAGGCGCGGCGCGCGCTGTACGGCAAGAACTCGTTTCGCGGCCAGGATCTGGACTATCGCGAGCGGCATTTCACCGCTGAGCAGGATGGCCATCGGGTCAATGAAACGGTGCGCGAGCAGGTGCGTTGGCAGGTCGGTAATGTGCTTGATCCGGCGCTGTTGGCCAACGAACCGGCTTTCGATTTCGTGTTTTGCCGGAACCTGCTGATCTATTTCGATCAGCCGACCCAGAAGCAGGTCTTCGAAGTGCTCAAGCGCCTGACCCACGTTGACGGCGTGCTGTTTATCGGCCCGGCCGAGGGCAGTCTCCTCGGTCGTCTGGGCATGCGTTCGATCGGCATCCCGCAGTCGTTTGCGTTCAGTCGCCACAGCGAGCCTGTGCCTGAGCCACTGCCAATTCCCAAACCCGTTCCGTTGCCCGTCAGCCAACCGCTGCGCAGTGCGCCGCCACCGCCCGTGCGTAATCGACCATTTGCCGCGGTGGCGCCGCTGCCATCCACCCGCAAAAGCGCAAATCCCGACGCCGCGACGCTACTGGCCAACATTGCTGCGCTGGCCAACGAAGGCAAAAGTGCCGAGGCCCGCGCCGCGTGCGAACAGTATTTGCGCAGCCACGAACCGGTGGCGCAGGTTTTCTACTGGCTCGGTCTGCTCAGCGATGTCGCAGGCTCAGCCCTCGAAGCCCAAGGGTATTACCGCAAGGCTTTGTACCTCGAACCGCAACATCCCGAAGCGTTGATGCACCTGGCCGCGTTGCTGCAAGCCCAGGGCGACAGCGCCGGTGCCAGACGATTGCAGGAACGCGCCGCCCGCAGCGAGCGCACTGCCGACAGTGAGCGTAAACGATGATCGCGTCCGACACCTTGAACGTCACCCACGAAGACGCCCGGGCCATCGATGATTGCTGGAACCGCATCGGCATTCACGGCGACAAGTCGTGCCCGTTGCTGGAAGAACACATCCACTGCCGCAATTGCTCGGTGTACTCGGCCGCCGCCACGCGTCTGCTAGACCGTTATGCCTTGCAGCAGGACGAGCGTGACCCGGTGGCGATAGCGGTCGAAACCGAGCTGAAAACCCGTTCACTGTTGATGTTCCGCCTCGGCGAAGAATGGCTCGGGCTGGCGACACGCAGCCTGGTTGAAGTGGCGCCGATGCAGGCCATTCATTCGTTGCCGCACCAACGCTCGCGCGCCTTGTTGGGCGTAGCGAATGTGCGCGGCGCGTTGGTGGCGTGCCTGTCGCTGGTCGAACTGCTGGATCTGGATGGCAACGCGGCCCCGGCCGGCGGCGCGCGGATCATGCCACGCATGCTGATCATCGCCGCCAGTGGCGGGCCGGTGGTGGTGCCGGTGGATGAAGTCGACGGCATTCATGCGATTGACGAGCGAATTCTCGAGGCCGCCTCGCAATCCGGTACGCAAACCAGCGCCAAATACACCCGTGGCGTGCTGCAATATCGGGGTCGCAGCCTGCGCTGGCTGGATGAAGAACAGCTGCTGTCCGCCGTGACCCGGAGCCTCACATGACCCCCGAGCAAATGCGCGACGCCTCCTTGCTGGAGCTGTTCAGCCTCGAAGCCGAAGCCCAGACCCAAGTGCTCAGCGCCGGGCTGCTGGCGCTGGAACGTAACCCGACTCAGGCCGATCAACTGGAGTCGTGCATGCGCGCGGCGCACTCGCTCAAAGGCGCGGCGCGGATTGTCGGCATTGACAGCGGCGTCAGCGTCGCGCATGTGATGGAAGATTGTCTGGTCAGTGCGCAGGAAGGGCGCTTGTTGTTGCGTCCGGAGCACATCGATGCGTTGTTGCAGGGCACCGATTTGTTGATGCGCATCGCCACGCCTGCCAATGCGCCACAACCTCCAGACATTGACGCTTACGTCGCGTTGATGGGGCAACTGCTCGATCCGTCGGCATCGCCAGCAGTGATCGCCGCGCCCGTCATGGCCGAGTTGCAACTCGAAGCGCCGCTAGTGCCTGCGCCTTCTGTAGAGGTTGCGGTCGAGTCATTCGAACCGGCGCCACGCAACAGCAAGCGCAGCACTGAGGGTGGCGAACGCGTATTGCGAGTCACTGCCGAACGCTTGAACAGCCTGCTCGATCTGTCGAGCAAATCGCTGGTGGAAACCCAGCGCCTCAAGCCGCATCTGGCGACCATGCAACGCCTCAAACGCATGCAGAACAACGGTCTGCGCGCACTGGAAAACCTCAACGTCCACCTCAAGGAACATGCCCTGAGCCTTGAGGCACAGGAAGCGCTGGAGGATGCGCGGCGTTTGCTCGCTGAATCCCAGCAACTGTTGATAGAAAAGAACGCCGAACTCGATGAGTTCGCCTGGCAGGCCAGTCAACGCGCGCAAGTGCTTTATGACACCGCGTTGGCCTGCCGGATGCGGCCATTCGCCGACGTGCTCAGCGGTCAGGTACGCATGGTCCGCGATCTGGGCCGCAGCCTCGGCAAGCAGGTGCGGTTGGAGATCGAAGGCGAGAAGACTCAGGTCGATCGCGACGTGCTGGAAAAACTCGAAGCGCCGCTCACCCATTTGCTGCGCAACGCGGTCGACCACGGCATCGAAACCCCTGAGCAGCGTGTGCTCAAGGGCAAGCCTGAGGAAGGCCTGATCCGCCTGCGGGCCTCGCATCAGGCCGGATTGCTGGTGCTGGAGTTGAGCGATGACGGCAATGGTGTGGATCTGGAAAAGGTTCGCCGCAGCATCGTCGAGCGCCAGTTATCCCCAGCCGAAACGGCGGCGCAGTTGAGCGAAGAGGAACTGCTGACCTTCCTGTTTCTGCCCGGGTTCAGCCTGCGCGACAAGGTCACCGAAGTCTCCGGCCGGGGCGTTGGCCTGGATGCGGTGCAGCACATGGTGCGCCAACTGCGCGGCGCGGTCGTGCTGGAGCAGACAGCGGGCGAGGGCAGCCGTTTTCATCTGGAAGTGCCGCTGACCCTGTCGGTGGTGCGCAGTCTGGTGGTGGAAGTCGGCGAAGAGGCTTACGCCTTTCCACTGGCGCATATCGAGCGCATGTGCGATCTGGCCCCCGAAGACATCGTGCAGGTCGAGGGACGCCAGCATTTCTGGCACGAAGGCCGGCATGTCGGGCTGGTCGCGGCCAGTCAGTTGCTGAACCGTCCGGTCAGCCAGAACAGCGGGGAAACCCTGAAAGTCGTGGTGATTCGTGAGCGCGATGCGATTTACGGTGTGGCGGTCGAGCGTTTTGTTGGTGAGCGCACGTTGGTGGTATTGCCGCTGGACGAGCGTCTGGGCAAAGTGCAGGACATTTCCGCCGGGGCCTTGCTCGATGACGGTTCGGTGGTGTTGATCGTCGACGTCGAGGACATGCTGCGTTCGGTGGATAAACTGCTCAATACCGGGCGCCTGGAACGCATCGCCCGCCACGGCAATCAAGCGGCAGAAGTGGCGCGCAAGCGAGTGCTGGTGGTCGACGACTCGCTGACCGTGCGCGAACTGCAACGCAAGCTGCTGCTCAATCGCGGCTACGACGTGGCGGTGGCGGTGGATGGCATGGACGGCTGGAACGCGCTGCGTTCAGAGGACTTCGATTTGCTGATCACCGACATCGACATGCCGCGCATGGACGGCATCGAACTGGTCACCTTGCTGCGTCGCGACAACCGTCTGCAATCGCTGCCGGTGATGGTGGTGTCGTACAAGGATCGCGAAGAAGACCGGCGCCGTGGACTGGACGCCGGCGCCGACTATTATTTAGCCAAAGCCAGTTTTCATGACGACGCCCTGCTCGATGCAGTGGTCGAGCTTATCGGGGGAGCGCGGGCATGAAGATCGCAATCGTCAACGATATGCCGCTGGCGGTGGAGGCCCTGCGCCGGGCGCTGGCCTTCGAGCCTGCGCATCAGGTGGTCTGGGTCGCGTACAACGGCGCCGAGGCAGTACGCCTGTGCGCCGAAAATACCCCGGATCTGATCCTGATGGATCTGATCATGCCGGTGATGGACGGCGTCGAGGCCACGCGGCGCATCATGGCGGAAAGTCCCTGTGCGATCGTGATCGTCACCGTTGACCGCCAGCAGAATGTGCATCGGGTCTTCGAAGCCATGGGCCACGGTGCGCTGGATGTGGTCGACACCCCGGCCCTCGGCGCCGGCAACGCCCAGGAAGCGGCAGCACCGTTGCTGCGCAAGATACTCAACATCGGCTGGTTGATTGGCGAGAAACCCGCGCGCTCGCGCCCAGCCCCAGCCCCCCAGCGCAGTTCGGCTTCGTGCCAGCGGCTGGTGGCGATCGGCTCGTCCGCGGGCGGGCCAGCGGCGCTGGAAGTGCTGCTCAAGGGCTTGCCGCGCAACTTTTCCGCGGCCATCGTGCTGGTGCAGCACGTTGACCAGGTGTTTGCCGCCGGCATGGCTGAATGGCTGGCCAGCGCCAGCGGCCTCGACGTGCGTCTGGCCCGCGAAGGCGAACCACCGCAGGCCGGCGCAGTGCTTCTGGCCGGCACCAATCACCATATTCGATTGTTGAAAAACGGCACGCTGGCCTACACCGCCGAACCGGTCAACGAGATCTACCGACCTTCTATCGACGTGTTTTTTGAAAGCATCGCCAGCTACTGGAGCGGTGACGCAGTCGGGGTTTTATTGACCGGGATGGGACGTGACGGCGCGCAAGGGCTTAAGCTCATGCGCCAACAGGGTTACTTGACCATCGCGCAGGATCAGCAAAGCAGTGCGGTGTACGGCATGCCCAAGGCAGCGGCGGCGATCGATGCCGCGGTAGAAATCCGTCCACTGGAAAAGATAGCGCCACGATTGCTGGAGGTTTTCCCGAAATGAATAAGCCAATCCGCAATCCTGGCCCTCGCAGTACTCAGGTGACCGCCCATGAATGACTTACAGCTCGATGGCATCAAAACCGACGAAAACGCCGCCATGGTGTTGTTGGTAGACGATCAGGCGATGATCGGCGAAGCCGTGCGCCGTGGGCTGTCGAATGAAGAGAACATCGACTTCCACTTCTGCTCCGACCCGCATCAGGCCATCGCGCAAGCGGTGCGGATCAAGCCGACGGTGATCCTGCAGGATCTGGTCATGCCTGGTCTCGACGGCCTGAGCCTGGTGCGTGAATACCGCAATCACCCGGCCACCAAGGACATTCCGATCATCGTCCTGTCGACCAAGGAAGACCCGCTGATCAAAAGCGCAGCGTTTTCCGCAGGCGCAAACGATTATCTGGTGAAGCTGCCGGACACCATCGAACTGGTGGCGCGCATCCGCTATCACTCGCGTTCCTACATGACCTTGCTGCAACGCGACGCCGCGTACCGTGCGCTGCGAGTCAGCCAGCAGCAGTTGCTCGACACCAACCTGGTGCTGCAACGCCTGATGAACTCCGATGGGCTGACAGGGCTGTCCAACCGCCGCCACTTTGACGAATACCTGGAGCTGGAATGGCGCCGTTCGCTACGTGACCAGAGTCAGTTGTCGTTGTTGATGATCGACGTCGATTACTTCAAGTCCTACAACGACAGCTTCGGCCATGTCGAAGGCGATGAAGCACTGCGCAAGGTCGCCACGGCGATTCGCGACGCCAGCGCCCGCCCGTCGGACCTGCCTGCGCGTTACGGGGGAGAGGAGTTTGCCCTGGTGCTGCCGAACACCTCGCCGGGCGGCGCGCGGCTGGTGGCGGAAAAGCTGCGCCAGACGGTGGCGGCGCTGAAGATTCCACACAATACGCCCGGTGAGGGCGCGAGCCTGACAATCAGCATCGGCTTGGCGACCATGGTGCCCGAGTCGGGGAGCGATTGCCGGTTGCTGATTTCGGCGGCGGATCGCGGGTTGTACCTGGCCAAGAACAATGGCCGCAACCAAGTAGGTATTGAATAGGTTCACAATCCGCTGTGGGAGCGGGCTTGCTCGCGAAAGCGGCCTGACATTCGACGTTGATGTCGCCTGACCCGACGCCTTCGCGAGCAAGCCCGCTCCCACTGGGGATCTGTATCGGAACACGTCAAGTGATTCGCCCCAATAGCCGCCAGACGGGCTGCCGTGACAGCTTGATTACGTTATACTCTCCGGCTTTCAAAAGTTCGCCAACGAGTGCTGCCCGTCATGGAAATCAACCCGATCCTGAACACCATCAAGGACCTGTCCGAGCGCTCCGAAACTATTCGGGGGTATCTTTGACTACGATCAAAAGCATGAGCGTCTGACCGAGGTCAATCGCGAGCTTGAAGATCCGAGTGTCTGGAACAAACCTGAATACGCCCAAGAGTTGGGCCGCGAGCGCGCTGCGCTGGCGCAGATCGTCGATACCCTCGACGAACTGAACGGCGGTCTGGCCGATTGCCGTGACCTGCTGGACATGGCCGTCGAAGAAAACGACGAAGGCGCAGTGGGCGATGTCGTCGCCGAGCTGGCCCGTCTCGAGGAAAACCTCGCCAAGCTTGAATTCCGTCGTATGTTCAGCCACGAGATGGACCCGAACAACGCCTACCTGGACATCCAGGCCGGTTCCGGCGGCACCGAAGCCCAGGACTGGGCCAACATCCTGCTGCGCATGTACCTGCGCTGGGCTGACAAACGCGGTTTCGACGCGACCATCATGGAGCTGTCGGCCGGTGAAGTCGCCGGTATCAAAGGTGCGACCGTGCACATCAAGGGCGAATACGCCTTTGGCTGGCTGCGCACCGAGATCGGCGTGCATCGTCTGGTGCGCAAGAGTCCGTTCGACTCCGGCAACCGTCGCCACACCTCGTTCTCCGCGGTTTTCGTCTCGCCAGAGATCGATGACAAGGTGGAAATCGAAATCAACCCGGCAGACCTGCGGATCGACACCTATCGTTCCTCCGGTGCCGGTGGTCAGCACGTAAATACCACCGACT from Pseudomonas baetica includes the following:
- a CDS encoding chemotaxis protein CheW; translation: MSEIIAKRSVAQVTKQALFLLFRIGSERYALRATEVAEVLPRLPLKPIARAPQWVAGVFAYRGAVVPVIDLSALTFGQPAEARTSTRLVLVHYRPDQAQPAQWLGLILEQATDTLRCDPEDFQPYGLDNREAPYLGPVREDAQGLVQWARVNDLLDDSVRGLLFPNPPRDPAQLEAQS
- a CDS encoding chemotaxis protein CheW, with translation MIASDTLNVTHEDARAIDDCWNRIGIHGDKSCPLLEEHIHCRNCSVYSAAATRLLDRYALQQDERDPVAIAVETELKTRSLLMFRLGEEWLGLATRSLVEVAPMQAIHSLPHQRSRALLGVANVRGALVACLSLVELLDLDGNAAPAGGARIMPRMLIIAASGGPVVVPVDEVDGIHAIDERILEAASQSGTQTSAKYTRGVLQYRGRSLRWLDEEQLLSAVTRSLT
- a CDS encoding methyl-accepting chemotaxis protein yields the protein MKNWTLRQRILASFAVIIAIMFLMVVLSYSRLLKIEASENSVRDDAIPGVYYSSMIRGAWVDSYLQTQELLGLKEGEGISSEDAADYKAFENRLQEQMANYRKTMATEQDRTEFAAFEKYHDAYMKIQDQVLDLHGRNLEADALKLFNEKLTPAWYSGRMKLNDIIGWNKKVADQAMANIDDAVAAAKVSMFISLLIAVLAAGACGLLLMRAIMAPMNRIVKILEIMRTGDLSSRLNLDRKDEFGAVETGFNDMMTELTALVSQAQRSSVQVTTSVTEIAATSKQQQATATETAATTTEIGATSREIAATSRDLVRTMTEVSTAADQASVLAGSGQQGLARMEDTMHSVMDAADLVNAKLAILNEKAGNINQVVVTIVKVADQTNLLSLNAAIEAEKAGEYGRGFAVVATEVRRLADQTAVATYDIEQMVREIQSAVSAGVMGMDKFSEEVRRGMSEVQQVGEQLSQIIHQVQALAPRVLMVNEGMQAQATGAEQINHALVQLGDASSQTVESLRQASFAIDELSQVAVGLRSGVSRFKV
- a CDS encoding chemotaxis response regulator protein-glutamate methylesterase, translating into MKIAIVNDMPLAVEALRRALAFEPAHQVVWVAYNGAEAVRLCAENTPDLILMDLIMPVMDGVEATRRIMAESPCAIVIVTVDRQQNVHRVFEAMGHGALDVVDTPALGAGNAQEAAAPLLRKILNIGWLIGEKPARSRPAPAPQRSSASCQRLVAIGSSAGGPAALEVLLKGLPRNFSAAIVLVQHVDQVFAAGMAEWLASASGLDVRLAREGEPPQAGAVLLAGTNHHIRLLKNGTLAYTAEPVNEIYRPSIDVFFESIASYWSGDAVGVLLTGMGRDGAQGLKLMRQQGYLTIAQDQQSSAVYGMPKAAAAIDAAVEIRPLEKIAPRLLEVFPK
- the prfB gene encoding peptide chain release factor 2 (programmed frameshift) translates to MEINPILNTIKDLSERSETIRGYLDYDQKHERLTEVNRELEDPSVWNKPEYAQELGRERAALAQIVDTLDELNGGLADCRDLLDMAVEENDEGAVGDVVAELARLEENLAKLEFRRMFSHEMDPNNAYLDIQAGSGGTEAQDWANILLRMYLRWADKRGFDATIMELSAGEVAGIKGATVHIKGEYAFGWLRTEIGVHRLVRKSPFDSGNRRHTSFSAVFVSPEIDDKVEIEINPADLRIDTYRSSGAGGQHVNTTDSAVRITHVPTNTVVSCQNERSQHANKDTAMKMLRAKLYEQEMQKRNAASQALEDTKSDIGWGHQIRSYVLDASRIKDLRTNIERSDCDKVLDGDIDEYLEASLKSGL
- a CDS encoding response regulator; protein product: MNDLQLDGIKTDENAAMVLLVDDQAMIGEAVRRGLSNEENIDFHFCSDPHQAIAQAVRIKPTVILQDLVMPGLDGLSLVREYRNHPATKDIPIIVLSTKEDPLIKSAAFSAGANDYLVKLPDTIELVARIRYHSRSYMTLLQRDAAYRALRVSQQQLLDTNLVLQRLMNSDGLTGLSNRRHFDEYLELEWRRSLRDQSQLSLLMIDVDYFKSYNDSFGHVEGDEALRKVATAIRDASARPSDLPARYGGEEFALVLPNTSPGGARLVAEKLRQTVAALKIPHNTPGEGASLTISIGLATMVPESGSDCRLLISAADRGLYLAKNNGRNQVGIE
- a CDS encoding CheR family methyltransferase, whose translation is MSSDQRFFDFLKERIGLDVTSVGPAIIERAVRQRTTLSQAAHADEYWQLLQGSRDEQQALIEAVIVPETWFFRYPESFATLGKLACKRLGELNNMRALRILSLPCSTGEEPYSIAMALLDAGLKPHQFKVDGMDVSPLSVEKARRALYGKNSFRGQDLDYRERHFTAEQDGHRVNETVREQVRWQVGNVLDPALLANEPAFDFVFCRNLLIYFDQPTQKQVFEVLKRLTHVDGVLFIGPAEGSLLGRLGMRSIGIPQSFAFSRHSEPVPEPLPIPKPVPLPVSQPLRSAPPPPVRNRPFAAVAPLPSTRKSANPDAATLLANIAALANEGKSAEARAACEQYLRSHEPVAQVFYWLGLLSDVAGSALEAQGYYRKALYLEPQHPEALMHLAALLQAQGDSAGARRLQERAARSERTADSERKR
- a CDS encoding hybrid sensor histidine kinase/response regulator, with the translated sequence MTPEQMRDASLLELFSLEAEAQTQVLSAGLLALERNPTQADQLESCMRAAHSLKGAARIVGIDSGVSVAHVMEDCLVSAQEGRLLLRPEHIDALLQGTDLLMRIATPANAPQPPDIDAYVALMGQLLDPSASPAVIAAPVMAELQLEAPLVPAPSVEVAVESFEPAPRNSKRSTEGGERVLRVTAERLNSLLDLSSKSLVETQRLKPHLATMQRLKRMQNNGLRALENLNVHLKEHALSLEAQEALEDARRLLAESQQLLIEKNAELDEFAWQASQRAQVLYDTALACRMRPFADVLSGQVRMVRDLGRSLGKQVRLEIEGEKTQVDRDVLEKLEAPLTHLLRNAVDHGIETPEQRVLKGKPEEGLIRLRASHQAGLLVLELSDDGNGVDLEKVRRSIVERQLSPAETAAQLSEEELLTFLFLPGFSLRDKVTEVSGRGVGLDAVQHMVRQLRGAVVLEQTAGEGSRFHLEVPLTLSVVRSLVVEVGEEAYAFPLAHIERMCDLAPEDIVQVEGRQHFWHEGRHVGLVAASQLLNRPVSQNSGETLKVVVIRERDAIYGVAVERFVGERTLVVLPLDERLGKVQDISAGALLDDGSVVLIVDVEDMLRSVDKLLNTGRLERIARHGNQAAEVARKRVLVVDDSLTVRELQRKLLLNRGYDVAVAVDGMDGWNALRSEDFDLLITDIDMPRMDGIELVTLLRRDNRLQSLPVMVVSYKDREEDRRRGLDAGADYYLAKASFHDDALLDAVVELIGGARA